From Sander vitreus isolate 19-12246 chromosome 5, sanVit1, whole genome shotgun sequence:
cgattgtgattggtttaaagaaatgccaataaaccagagcatattTTTCTCCCGtctcacagcgctgtggaggaaggtctggcaaagcgagactatcctTCTACTAATGTCAGGGTTCTACTGTAGGCTGCAGAGGCCATACCTATTTAACAGTTACTACTTTACTGCTGTAGTTAGTTTGTGATGTATTTCAATGAAAAATAGATACATGTGGTAATAAAGTAATTATTTTAAGATTTGAAGAAGGCACACTTTAAAGTTTAAACTTTACAAGTTGTAACTATGGACGGATAAATGGATGGATAACCACTGCCTCTCCACCTTATTAATGCTATAAAGCATTAATCAATGATAGATTAGCATtactaaaactctttatatacgttTTACAGATGTACATTTTTGAATTTttacaagaaagaaaaacataaaaaatgatgACCCATGGTGTCAATGGCTTGCCACAGTTTTCTGCCCTGCTGAAGTTCCTGTTAATGTCACACTAGCAGCACAATAGCTGTTTGACCTGGTGCTCTGACATTTGTAAGCCTGGGTATTATTTTCAGGATAATGAGGAAACTAATTTGTGATCTGAGCTTTTGTTGAGATCTTCACTTTTTAGTTTCTTCTCAATAATGTGATCACATTGTAATACTTTTATGATCATGGCAAACAAagcttgttaaatgttttgTGGTCACAGGGACTATGGAgcacagaaaaagacaaaatcgTTTTGGTACATAGACAGACCAATAAGTAGTTCAATAGTTGGAACCTTCACTAATTGTTGTAATAATTGATCCTGATCCAGGGCCAACCAGTGAATGGTTCTTTGAGGACTTGACGGACCTCCAGAGGAAGCTGTTTTCAGGTGCCTCAAAGAAATCTGGAGTCCCGAGAAACTCTCAGACAGCTAGGAAAACTCATCAGAACCCACATCTTTACCACTCGGTTGaagacaaagacacagaaaaGATAAAATCAAATTGAAACCAGCAAATAGTTTGCCTGTTTTTTTACATagcacttgtgtgtgtgacagatcaTAACTGCAGCActtacaaagacacaaacaaaacacaaacaagactCTTCTTTACACATGATCATTATTTAAGGAGTCTTATGTTCAAATATTAGATAGCCAGCATACAGAAGATGACAAAAATGATGTCTGAAAACACACATCCAAACTGAGAGCATCTTCAGCAAGCTGTCTGAATATGTAACTTCCTTCTCATTGGCAGTGATGCATTCAGAAAAggccaacatttattttgtgatcAAAAAAAGATGAACCATGAACCCAACGCTTCAAAATCCTGTTTAGGTGTCCTGTTTTACccccatttttattttctttttaccaaaagagaaaaacaggagCAACTGTAATAAAAATAAGCCCTGAACACATCCTAAAGATGTCTGATTTATCTCTCAGCATATTTAAGCTCAACTTATATTTGTTTGTTGCACACATGGCATAATTCCTCTAAAATACCAGTTTAGTTTTCGTTTATTTGACCTCcaggcaaaaaaaaagtcaaatgatttttatgttttatggcCAGAATATTATGTCAATCAACAACTGCAAAAAAAGCAATCATCACCATTTTACTTTGTCTTCACCTGTGTCACGCTGTGCAATTGGCAAGATTTGCCACTTGCTACTTTGCAGCGAATGCCATGAAGGATGTAATGAcagctttaaaaacaatttgttgttgttgcgtGGGAGATCAAGCTGTACTGTTACCACGACCCCCAGCTGCCTCTATggtttattcattttcattttgatttgCAGGTAAGAACCAGTCATGATTTTCCAGTTATtataagtgataaaaagtagTATTGATAAAATAAAACGTGGGCTGTGGGTATGATTTCAATAGACTGACATGCATTTTAAATTCTGCCCAACAACACACAGTTGCTGGACTCAGAATATGTATTAATCAGACGGactgtaattaaaaataaattgagaAGAAATAGGGATTTTTGTGACATCCAAGTCTGATGATACATTACACTCCGACTCTACTCTTCCAGACTTGTCTCAGCTCAGCTGTACTTAGGTTAATCTGCAATTTGAGCTGAAGCTAACATTGACTGCAACTTCTGGATGTTAAGCTGCAGTCATTTTACAGGGCACCCAGTCCTGGATAATTACAGGCGATGATGGAGATTTAGTTTGAAAGCACCTGCcacctcagtctctctctctctctctctctctctctctctctctcttgctctcacATAAAGGCTCACAAAGCCAATTGACTCCCCATCTCCTCCAaactccccctcccctccccagtTATGTTGGTCTATAACAGTGCTTTCATCTCAGACCTGCAGAGAACAGCAGCCCATCACTGACCAACACACAACTAAACCTTCCtttacagagcagagagaggaacACTGCAGAGGCAAACAGGCACAACACAGGTAAGAGAAGCTTATTACACAGGAAAAAAGCTTGCTTAATGCTTACTTATTTCACCAGGCTTTGTGTGATGTCATAAATCCAAACTAGCGGGTAATGATTTAGATAActtaaaaaattataaataataaacatatttaaatgtatctaaaaaaagtctttattctttgatgttgtcattttttgtgTTACATTTGCACTGTTAGAGAAACAACGCTAACAGTAAACTTACAGTTACATTAATTGAGATACCAAATTGAGATACATTCTACATGtaccattttcattttcctgGCACTGATTTGTGAAGATGATACTGGAaccagcagccaatcacagtccAGATTGTGGGTCTGTGTGCAACGAGTCCGCAGCTCTGGAGGGCCAGGGGCCACCGGTGCTGGTCGACGCCTGGCTGGTCCCCACTTTCTTCGGCCTTATCATGCTGGTCGGCCTGGTCGGGAACTCGCTGGTCATCCATGTGGTCACCAAGCACCAGCAGATGAAGACCGTCACCAACTTTTATATAGGTAAGATTTCTGAAGCGCAATAAGGGAATCCTTTCAGTGTGTCCAGTAAAATAAATATGGGAAGTAGAATGCCCCACACAGACGTTAATAAAACAAATTCCTAAGGAAATTGTGACTTTCCAAAGAAAAAAGATGAAGAAGGGACTCTTTCTGCAGGACAGAGATATAATAAATCAAACGAAAGCCGCCCTGTGGAGccttcttgtaaacaaacaaattttagttttatttaacaTTCGGTGTTAccaaaatgcattgtgtgtatcTTTAGGGTCTAACAAACGTGTTGAGTGATTTttcttcctcataaaacatctatctatctatctatctatctatctatctatcttacatacatacatacatacatacatacatacatacatacatgtttaCACATTATTAATCATCCCACTTGGTTTCTTGGCAAGACCCGCATTAGCATTCAAGCATGAGGATTGGCCAGGCACCTATGCTCATGCGAGGTACCGGAagccgatttgttcaggtcctatacCCTGACCAATGGCCTATCCTAACCTTAAACTAATCGAGTCAATGCCTGACCTCAACTAATCGTGCTGCTATGCAGGCCGGGTCTTTTCAAGAAACCAAGTGGGATTCATAATAACGTGCTAGCAGTCTTTTTCCCTGCCTTTGCTAGCATACTCTAGCATATCTGGACATCTATCTGGACCATTACACAAGTAATTTTACGTGTACTTGAGTTAACTGTATTCAAATACCTGTCTGGGGACCCAGTCaagtcaaaaactccacagggaacATTAAAGCTCTCATTCACTTTCTGTTTTACTTTAGTTGTTCGGTCCAGAGAATACAATGTGTAAGTTCCATTAGGTGAAAAGTTGTATTAGGTTTTGATAACACATATCAAATGACAGTCACTTGTGTTTACCAGGTTCTTGTTAGTCTGAAAAAAGAAACCGTATCTAAGCTTGTTtggcgttttcttttttaggaaaaccaaacaagCTTAATTTTCCTTTGCAAATGAAAACACTTTCTTGGCGACAACTTTAACTTTTAAAGACTGCGCTAAGCAGTAGAGACAGACTGAGCGTAGCAGTTGCCAGGGGGATAGAGCTGCACGTTCATGTGCTTGACGGGTGTGACGTGTGCTgtacctggagcagatgaccaatcatagaaggccaCCTCCTTGTGATGTAACACTGAGCCAAGAGTAGAAAAAGCTGTTGAAACTGGAGCTTTCAGAACAGTGAgaaatctgaggtttttgcTCATGGGGATTTTTTTGAAATACGTTGActtcattatttgaagctttagCAACGTTTGACATGAACATCCGACATTGTAACTTTAtagatatgacaaaaaaaaatacaaaaaaaacattggaaaaacagatgaaaagtcCAAATGCGAGAACACAGGTTAGTTGGTGAAAGCCAGAAACCGCAGCACCTACGATGTTATTGGTATTAATAGTTACTCATGGTATTTTGCCACTTTGAATGCATCTCTTGTTTTACATTTCTATGTTTAGGAATCACTGTTCTTGTTCTCTTTCAGTAAACCTGGCCACGACCGACATCTTCTTTCTGGTCTGCTGCGTTCCCTTCACTGCCACACTGTACCCACTGCCCAGCTGGATCTTTGGAGAGTTTATGTGCCGACTGGTGAACTACCTTCAGCAAGTGAgatacgcacaaacacacaaacaaacaggccTGGAACGGCTGGAGACAATGGTACCAGTAATATCATGGCATGGTGACCAAAACATCATGCTACaatactgtaataataataaaaagtcccatgagacattgtaacattatggACATTATACTATCTGCAGAATAACTATTATTAGATGTACAGCTACCCACATAATGCAAAAAATAAActtaacacacaaaacacaagacCAACTTGAAAATGTAAGAGAAAGGTTCCTTTGCACAGTAAACGTATAAAGTGTCAAACGGAAACAAACCTTCCTCGTGTTTCAGGTGACTGCTCAGGCAACATGTATCACTCTGTCAGCTATGAGTGTGGACCGCTGCTATGTGACCGTCTATCCTCTGCAGTCACTGCGACACCGCACCCCGCGCATGGCTCTGGCCATCTCTGTGTCTATCTGGATAGgtatcacacaaacacacacattcataatcTTATACACACATTGGCAATGAGACAGTGGGAACAACGTATTGCCTCTGTTTACCTTTGAATAACCCTCCCTATGATGTTAATTATTCCCTGCATTAAATTAAAGTCAGAAAACTTGAAGCAGTTcattttgctgacttttttgatgtgataaaaacaaaacaaaccatccTTAGTAATTTGCAGAAAGAATGACTAGAGAGCAATTGGAGATTTCCCAGTTGCTTTTCACATGGTCTGTGTTTTGGTTTGGAGCCAGCATCTAGTGGCAATAAGTGAAATTTACTGTGTAACATCATGCTGTGAGTCACACAGTCATGTCCTCTGCCCACCCTAGGCTCCTTGCTTCTGTCGATCCCCGTAGCCGTGTACCAGCGTCTGGAGGCAGGATACTGGTTTGGTCCTCAGACGTACTGCAGTGAGGTCTTCCCCTCGGCCCGCCTCCAGAGAGCCTTCATCATCTACAGCTTCCTGGCTGTCTACCTGCTGCCCCTTCTCACCATAACCGCCTGTTACGCCTTCATGCTCAAGCGCATGGGGCGACCCAGTGTGAATCCCATCGACAGCAGCTACCAAGTAAGAGAAATATATGCTTTGCTTATTTTTCACTTATTAAATCCACTGACAACAGAATGTGTTTCTGATCATTACAAAGTCTCCCTAACTCCAGCTTCAGGTTCATgcagagcgagcagcagcagtgcGGGCGCGAGTCTCCcggatggtggtggtgatggtggctCTATTCCTCATCTGCTGGGGCCCCATCCAGGTTTGCATCCTCCTGCAAGCTTTTGGCCTCCGCAGTTACGTCCTATATAAGGTGACCTACTCTCCATTATGTTTGATGCTGTAGGTTGGTAGGTGGTAGTGGTAGGGATAGGGTGTGTACACAAATAAATATGCACAGATATTCCAAAATGATGCAGTAAATTTCACCCCCGCCACTTGAAATGGCAATACAAAAAGCGGGGAAATACTTTCCGGAAATTGAAAATACCTAgagtttttattattctttgaGATAAGGTGTGGATCTACAGTCTAAGTTTAGCGCTTCCCAGCAATGGCAGTGAATGACAGGTGTGGTGACAGAAATTGATGCCTTACATTTAAGTCTGTCTCAATTCTGCATCCACAGCTGAAGATTTGGGGTCACTGCATGTCTTACGCCAACTCTTCCGTCAACCCGCTGGTTTACGCCTTCATGGGCAACAACTTCAGAAAGGCCTTCAAGCACGCCTTCCCCGCCATATATCTGTGGCGCACAAGGGCGAGAGTCAGGGTGGGAAACATGGACGCAGAGGACGGGGGTGAGACGGATTGCCAGGCACCCaagggagaagcagagatgcaATTTCTTTCATCTGGGTCCTAAAGGTCATGCTGGGCATTCGGACACTGTGCGCTCATTGTTTATTTATAGTTTGTTCTGGAGATGAGAGcagtctgctctctctgtcactctctctctctctctctctctctctctctctctctctctctctctcacacacacacacacacacacacacacacacacacacacacacacacacacacacacacacacacacacacacagtgcagcaaAACCTGCCATGTAAACTCTTAAAAGGACAAACCAATCCAATCACGAGCCTCTCGTGACCCTCACAAGCTGCAGAAACACAATTAtctttgtcacgtttttttCTGTACTGATGCAATCAGTTTACTGGAGCTCCTGGTTGTATCTTCACAATTTCTCCAGGAGGTGAAGAAAGGTGTGTAGGACAAGTGTTCTGTGTTAAACACATTTTCCAAACAATACAAATGCTGCATGGTCTGTTCTGTTTTCAAAGGTTCACTGTTATCtcctgtttctttttatttgttctttttccagtgtatcctgtttttgtgtttgagtAACAGCAGGTTTCACTGCACCGAACTGTTTATTTTGGGACCATTAGTGGAGCTTTATCTTTGTACAGTGGCTACAGATTCTAGCTATTCTAGTAAAACAATTCTGGTTAGATTCAACTAAATTCCACATTTGTAGCAACAGCATACTTTGTGAACAGCCAGCTTGAAAAAAGTGGAACAGCATGCACATACAACCACTTTTTACTGTTTCTAGCAAATAGTTTCCTTATTTTGTTGTCTAAATGCTGTGCTGGTCTGTCCTCAGTGGGAGTGGGGTAGGATACAGTCAATTTTCCTCTAAAGCCCCAAAACATGCTTCTTTGTCTGTGAGTCTACATTATGAAGGTACATGTTAATGTGTGCAGTAGGAAGCAGTGTTGCATTTACACCCTAGAATATACATGGAACAAAACAATTCATAAAAATGAAATCTTCTGAAATGAATAAGTGATTTCACTTTTTGACCATCACTGATTTGAAATGTCCAAATTCCTGCAGATAACTGAGATATTGTGAAAAGAATATCCAAATGTTATTACTACTCTATTTTACCAAAAACAGGCTGATtgtaaaagaaatatttttttagataaaGGGACAATTTAAACAACTTACATAATAGTCTAAACAGGTTCATCTGCTGCAGGGTTTCATCCCTTCACTACAGTTATTTTTTAATACAGTGACAGAAGTCTTAGTTCAATAAACAGTCTTTAGTGATACTACATTGCATACTGTGAGATTAATAGttaattaatattataataattaataagcTGCTTTGCACTAAAATTGTTCGTCTGTCTGACTCGTTCGTGTCCGGCGTGCGATCACCTTTTTGTGGCGTGACAGTGGAGCCAATCAGTCCAGATCTAAATTGATGGTCACCAATGACAGCCGTTTACCTAACAGACAAGTCCCAGCCAATGGGGTGGCTGGCTGGCAATGTGGGCCTTGTGATgcagaaaacatttgtgtaaaaCACAGCAGAGTGCACATAATCGGTGCAACATGTGACAACCCAAGCCTGGATTATCAACTGAGAAAACGAACAGTTGTGACTAGTGAAGGTACCCATGTTAACATTGAAACAGGTTTTTCTTGCTATAATCGTGTAACTTTGGATACCCACTTGATCTGTCTAACCCAGACTGCTGAATCCGAGTTGCTCCAGATAAACTtcgaaataaatatttttgcacagaacaaaCGCTGGTGGCCATAACCTAGGTTATGGTCTCTTTGTGTCTTATTGTTGCGTATATAGCAGCCCTGACACTGCTCATGTCCCACAAGTTTAATTCCTCCCTATGTGTAAACTTGGCTAGAAGCCTACACTCTGATTATCAGTTGATGtatatttataataacaattaaaaaacaaaatcaaaacaaaacctAAATTAGATTCGGCTAAACGTTTGTTACCATAGCTTGCTGTtggtttttttacatttccggATAAATggcatattaataaataaagatatcTGCTAATGTGCTAAATTGCTAACTTATCAAAGTAATAATCTCTAGATTAACCAATTTCACCACTAACAAGCTAAAAGGCGTTAACATGTATCTTATCTTCATTGTATAAGCccaaatatttacagtataaagCATATTTACACTAGTGACTACGACGCTACCTCACTTTGCTAGTCGAGAATACGAGTTTACGAGGAGTTCGTGAACGCAACATTTTACACACGCAGCTAGCTTGGCATCCACTCCGAATCAGTGCAGGAGGCGAGCAGAAGTACAGCCGAGGCTGAGGGGGAAATCGTTCACATCGCTAAATCAAACGGAGGAAACATCCAACAGGAAATCTTGTTTACATCAtggagcaaaaacaaacaatcaacTTTGGTGCTGGACCTGCAAAACTCCCCCAATCCGTAAGTTTAGATCCTCACTTTGCTTGTGACGTATGAGAAAAAGCTGCAAAAGACGAGCTGTGTTATTAAGTGCAACATTGAAAACTCTGCATAATATATTCATTATGAATGAGTCGGCCATATATCTATGATATTCCCCCCTCGTTATGACCGAGACGCAGTTATTGGACACGATGACTGTTGGTTTCAGTGCCGCTGTCGGCTGAAAACTGTGTGTTGAGTTGCATCAgcctcattcattcatgtggAAACCTCTTTTGTGCTCCACTGGCAGCAGCAGACATAGCCTCAAGATGGCAGAAAAATACCTTACATGTCAGAGAAATAAATCACAGTTATCAAACATATTTTTAtggtaaaacaaacacacagataaaaGCAATGTTGTATTTAAGGTGAccccttttctctgtttttattaGTAAAAAAGAGCAGTCCCAGACTTTGTTTTGACAGGCTCCTTCTGCTAAATACAGCCACATTCAGCTCTTAGTCGTTTGTGTGTTTGGTCCTTTGGATAAAACTTATTGTTAAGGGATATTTGTACTGCTGAGTCTGAGGTTTTGTAGATCCCAATAAACCTATTGAGGATTGACTCTTTGGTGATCAAAATaccaaaaaacataaatgtggaAAACACATCTTTAACATAGAATAATAACTAATCCCACTAATCTACAGTACTGAATAATCTGTTTATATTTGCTGTGCATGCTTTTTTCACTAATCATATTAGCAAAAGAGAAATTGCTAATGCGTTTTTTGTACTGCAGTGAACTACAGTGAATATGTCGCTATTGGTTACTCGCAAAGAACAAACACATCAGCTCCTCCAGTTTGCCTCTGCGGTTTGGACCTGACTTAT
This genomic window contains:
- the kiss1rb gene encoding KISS1 receptor b, producing MILEPAANHSPDCGSVCNESAALEGQGPPVLVDAWLVPTFFGLIMLVGLVGNSLVIHVVTKHQQMKTVTNFYIVNLATTDIFFLVCCVPFTATLYPLPSWIFGEFMCRLVNYLQQVTAQATCITLSAMSVDRCYVTVYPLQSLRHRTPRMALAISVSIWIGSLLLSIPVAVYQRLEAGYWFGPQTYCSEVFPSARLQRAFIIYSFLAVYLLPLLTITACYAFMLKRMGRPSVNPIDSSYQLQVHAERAAAVRARVSRMVVVMVALFLICWGPIQVCILLQAFGLRSYVLYKLKIWGHCMSYANSSVNPLVYAFMGNNFRKAFKHAFPAIYLWRTRARVRVGNMDAEDGGETDCQAPKGEAEMQFLSSGS